A window from Pleuronectes platessa chromosome 6, fPlePla1.1, whole genome shotgun sequence encodes these proteins:
- the LOC128442278 gene encoding carbohydrate sulfotransferase 11 isoform X2, producing the protein MMMPRGGRLFLATCLGSLLVLVLYFQSITQPEPGVKTVSGPGKSRRGPLQTLYNGEQLELLAAQRSLQGRRELLEQACLSSMRKRRVLSPEDLKHLIVDDKHSLIYCYVPKVACTNWKRVLMVLTSDGRYTDPLAIPANEAHVAGNLRTLSEFSVSEINQRLRSYLKFIFVREPFERLVSAYRNKFTRRYNTAFHKRYGTKIIRRHRANPEAEALEKGNNVSFHEFVQYLVDPRTQREEPLNEHWERVHSLCHPCLIHYDVVGKYETLEPDAQAVLSLTGVEGMLQFPTSGKSTRTDGNMAASFFKQISPFYQKKLFNLYRMDFLLFNYSTPEYLRTR; encoded by the exons AACCTGGTGTGAAGACTGTCAGCGGACCAGGGAAAAGCAGGAGAGGTCCACTGCAGACCCTCTACAATGGGGAGCAG CTGGAGCTGTTGGCAGCTCAGAGGTCCCTGCAAGGCCGCAGGGAGCTGTTGGAGCAGGCGTGTCTGAGCAGCATGAGGAAACGGCGGGTACTCTCGCCTGAGGATCTCAAACACCTCATTGTGGATGATAAACACAGCCTTATTTACTGCTACGTCCCCAAG GTAGCCTGCACAAATTGGAAGCGTGTCCTCATGGTCCTCACTAGTGACGGTCGCTACACTGACCCCCTCGCCATCCCTGCCAATGAGGCGCACGTAGCTGGTAACCTCCGCACGCTGTCTGAGTTCTCAGTCTCTGAGATCAACCAACGCCTTCGCAGCTACCTCAAGTTCATCTTCGTGCGAGAGCCCTTCGAGCGCTTGGTGTCCGCTTACCGGAACAAGTTCACACGTCGCTACAACACAGCTTTCCACAAGCGCTACGGAACCAAGATCATCCGCCGGCACCGGGCCAACCCAGAGGCAGAAGCACTGGAGAAAGGGAATAATGTGTCTTTCCACGAGTTTGTCCAGTATCTCGTGGACCCTCGAACCCAACGGGAGGAACCCTTGAACGAGCACTGGGAGCGGGTGCACTCGCTCTGCCACCCCTGTCTCATCCACTATGATGTGGTGGGGAAGTACGAGACCCTGGAGCCCGATGCTCAGGCTGTGCTCAGTTTGACTGGAGTGGAGGGAATGCTTCAATTTCCAACATCTGGTAAGAGCACCAGGACTGATGGCAACATGGCTGCAAGCTTCTTTAAGCAGATCAGTCCTTTCTACCAGAAGAAACTGTTCAACCTGTATCGCATGGACTTCCTGCTCTTCAACTACTCCACGCCAGAGTATCTCAGGACTCGGTGA
- the LOC128442278 gene encoding carbohydrate sulfotransferase 11 isoform X1 — MMMPRGGRLFLATCLGSLLVLVLYFQSITQPEPGVKTVSGPGKSRRGPLQTLYNGEQQLELLAAQRSLQGRRELLEQACLSSMRKRRVLSPEDLKHLIVDDKHSLIYCYVPKVACTNWKRVLMVLTSDGRYTDPLAIPANEAHVAGNLRTLSEFSVSEINQRLRSYLKFIFVREPFERLVSAYRNKFTRRYNTAFHKRYGTKIIRRHRANPEAEALEKGNNVSFHEFVQYLVDPRTQREEPLNEHWERVHSLCHPCLIHYDVVGKYETLEPDAQAVLSLTGVEGMLQFPTSGKSTRTDGNMAASFFKQISPFYQKKLFNLYRMDFLLFNYSTPEYLRTR; from the exons AACCTGGTGTGAAGACTGTCAGCGGACCAGGGAAAAGCAGGAGAGGTCCACTGCAGACCCTCTACAATGGGGAGCAG CAGCTGGAGCTGTTGGCAGCTCAGAGGTCCCTGCAAGGCCGCAGGGAGCTGTTGGAGCAGGCGTGTCTGAGCAGCATGAGGAAACGGCGGGTACTCTCGCCTGAGGATCTCAAACACCTCATTGTGGATGATAAACACAGCCTTATTTACTGCTACGTCCCCAAG GTAGCCTGCACAAATTGGAAGCGTGTCCTCATGGTCCTCACTAGTGACGGTCGCTACACTGACCCCCTCGCCATCCCTGCCAATGAGGCGCACGTAGCTGGTAACCTCCGCACGCTGTCTGAGTTCTCAGTCTCTGAGATCAACCAACGCCTTCGCAGCTACCTCAAGTTCATCTTCGTGCGAGAGCCCTTCGAGCGCTTGGTGTCCGCTTACCGGAACAAGTTCACACGTCGCTACAACACAGCTTTCCACAAGCGCTACGGAACCAAGATCATCCGCCGGCACCGGGCCAACCCAGAGGCAGAAGCACTGGAGAAAGGGAATAATGTGTCTTTCCACGAGTTTGTCCAGTATCTCGTGGACCCTCGAACCCAACGGGAGGAACCCTTGAACGAGCACTGGGAGCGGGTGCACTCGCTCTGCCACCCCTGTCTCATCCACTATGATGTGGTGGGGAAGTACGAGACCCTGGAGCCCGATGCTCAGGCTGTGCTCAGTTTGACTGGAGTGGAGGGAATGCTTCAATTTCCAACATCTGGTAAGAGCACCAGGACTGATGGCAACATGGCTGCAAGCTTCTTTAAGCAGATCAGTCCTTTCTACCAGAAGAAACTGTTCAACCTGTATCGCATGGACTTCCTGCTCTTCAACTACTCCACGCCAGAGTATCTCAGGACTCGGTGA